In the Syntrophorhabdus sp. genome, CGAAAAGGATCGGTGTCAACACCGACGACCTCCTCATATCGCAGCCCGATACGGGAGAGCAGGCCCTCGAGATCAGCGAGATACTCGTGCGCAGCGGAGGGGTCGACGTGGTCGTTGTCGATTCCGTCGCTGCCCTGGTACCCCGGGCCGAGATCGAAGGGGAAATGGGGGATTCCCACATGGGCCTTCAGGCTCGGCTCATGTCGCAGGCCCTCAGGAAACTCACGGCGATCACGAGCAAGTCCATGACCACCGTCGTTTTCATAAACCAGATCCGCCACAAGATCGGGATCATGTTCGGGAATCCCGAGACCACGACGGGTGGGAACGCGCTCAAGTTCTATGCCTCCCTGCGCCTCGACATCCGCAGGATCGCCGCGATAAAGGACGGTCAGGAGGTCATCGGGTCGAGGACGAGGGTGAAGATCGTAAAGAACAAACTTGCACCGCCCTTCAGGGAAGTGGAGTTTGACATCATATTCGGCGAAGGCATATCCCGCGAGGGAGATGTCATCGACCTCGCCGTCGAGATGGGCATCGTGGAAAAAGCGGGGACCTGGTACTCGTACGGCGACGCACGCATAGGCCAGGGCCGGGAGAACGCCAAAGAGTACCTCAAGACGCACCCCGAGACGATGAAGGAGGTCGAAGAGAGGATCATGATACAGGCGGGACTGAAGAAGGGAGAGACGGGTGACATCGCAACAGATCAGAAGTAGGTTCCTCGAGTATTTTGCGCTGAACGGCCACACGGTAGTGCCCAGTTCGGGACTCCTGCCGGAAAAGGACCCGACGCTTCTCTTCGTGAACGCCGGCATGGTGCAGTTCAAGAACCTCTTTCTCGGCCTCGAAAAGAGGCCCTACGTGCGGGGGACGTCGTGCCAGAAATGCGTGAGGGCCGGCGGCAAGCACAACGACCTCGACAACATCGGCAAGACCTTGAGGCATCACACCTTTTTCGAGATGCTGGGCAACTTCTCCTTCGGCGACTATTTCAAGAAGGAGGCCATTGCCTTCGCGTGGGAGTTCCTGACAAAGGAGCTCGAGCTCGACGCGTCGAAGATGTGGGTGACCGTCTTTCGCGAGGATGACGAGGCGGAGGAGATCTGGAGAAAGACGGGCGTCCGGCCCGACAGGATAGTGCGCCTCGATGAGAAGGACAACTTCTGGTCCATGGGTGATGAAGGTCCCTGCGGCCCCTGCTCGGAGATACTCTACGACCTGGGCGAGAACGTGGGGTGCCGCCGGCCGACGTGCGCCGTCGGGTGCGACTGCGACCGCTTTCTCGAGGTCTGGAACCTCGTCTTCATGGAGTTCGACCGCGGCGCCGACGGCACGATGACGAAGCTGCCGAGGCCCTCCATCGACACCGGGATGGGGCTCGAGCGCGTCACGTCGATCATCGAGGGTAAGATCGGGAACTACGATACGGACCTCTTCGTTCCCATCATCAGGCGCATCGAGGACATAGCGGGATGCGCCTACGGCGAATCGGAGAAGAATGACATCGCCATCCGCGTCATCGCGGACCACGCGCGCGGCGCCACGTTCATCATCAACGACGGCATCCTCCCCTCGAAGGAGGGCAGGGGCTATGTGCTGAGGAGGATCATCAGGAGGGCCCTTCGCTACGGCAGGAAAC is a window encoding:
- the recA gene encoding recombinase RecA, translating into MNPKTQKGGIDVRDEDNRGKAIDMAVSQIEKLFGKGAIMKLGAKALEAVPVVSTGSIALDLALGIGGIPRGRVVEIFGPEASGKTTLALQVVAEIQKTGGSAAFIDAEHALDVSYAKRIGVNTDDLLISQPDTGEQALEISEILVRSGGVDVVVVDSVAALVPRAEIEGEMGDSHMGLQARLMSQALRKLTAITSKSMTTVVFINQIRHKIGIMFGNPETTTGGNALKFYASLRLDIRRIAAIKDGQEVIGSRTRVKIVKNKLAPPFREVEFDIIFGEGISREGDVIDLAVEMGIVEKAGTWYSYGDARIGQGRENAKEYLKTHPETMKEVEERIMIQAGLKKGETGDIATDQK